One Halichoerus grypus chromosome 1, mHalGry1.hap1.1, whole genome shotgun sequence genomic region harbors:
- the P2RY12 gene encoding P2Y purinoceptor 12 — protein MDNLTSVAGNGSLCTRDYKITQVLFPLLYTVLFFVGLITNSLAMRIFFQIHSKSNFIIFLKNTVISDLLMILTFPFKILSDAKLGTGPLRTFVCQVTSVIFYFTMYISISFLGLITIDRYQKTTRPFKMSNPNNLLGAKILSVVIWAFMFLLSLPNMILTNRRPRDKNVKKCSFLKSEFGLVWHEIVNYICQVIFWINFLIVIVCYTLITKELYRSYVRTRGVGKVPKKKVNIKVFIIIAVFFICFVPFHFARIPYTLSQTRDVFDCSAENTLFYVKESTLWLTSLNACLDPFIYFFLCKSFKNSLMSMLKCPNSATSPSQQNRKKEQDGGDPSEETPM, from the coding sequence ATGGACAACCTCACCTCTGTGGCTGGGAATGGCAGCCTGTGCACCAGAGATTATAAGATCACCCAGGTCCTCTTCCCGCTCCTctatactgttttgttttttgttggacTCATCACAAACAGCCTAGCAATGAGGATTTTCTTTCAAATCCACAGTAAatccaactttattatttttcttaagaacaCAGTCATTTCTGATCTTCTCATGATTCTAACTTTTCCATTCAAAATTCTCAGTGATGCCAAACTGGGAACAGGACCACTGAGAACCTTTGTGTGCCAAGTGACctctgtcatattttattttacaatgtacatcagtatttcattccttggACTGATAACTATTGATCGCTATCAGAAAACGACCAGGCCATTTAAGATGTCCAACCCCAACAATCTCTTGGGGGCTAAAATTCTCTCTGTTGTAATTTGGGCATTCATGTTCTTACTCTCTTTGCCCAACATGATTCTGACCAACAGGAGGCCAAGAGacaagaatgtgaagaaatgcTCTTTCCTCAAATCAGAGTTTGGTCTGGTCTGGCATGAAATAGTCAATTACATCTGTCAAGTCATTTTctggattaattttttaattgtcattGTATGTTATACACTCATTACAAAAGAACTGTACAGGTCGTACGTGAGAACGAGGGGCGTAGGCAAAGTCCCCAAGAAAAAGGTAAACATCAAAGTTTTCATTATCattgctgtattttttatttgttttgttcccttCCATTTTGCCCGCATTCCCTACACCCTGAGCCAAACCCGCGATGTCTTTGACTGCTCTGCTGAGAACACTCTGTTTTATGTTAAAGAGAGCACACTTTGGTTAACTTCCTTAAATGCATGCCTGGATCCATTCATCTACTTTTTCCTCTGCAAGTCCTTCAAAAATTCCTTAATGAGTATGCTGAAATGCCCCAATTCTGCAACGTCTCCATCccaacaaaataggaaaaaagaacaggatGGCGGTGACCCAAGTGAAGAGACTCCGATGTAA
- the P2RY13 gene encoding P2Y purinoceptor 13, which translates to MNTTAIKGFNGSEQCPRDTRISQLVFPVTYTVVFFIGILLNTLALWVFIHIPSSSTFIVYLKNTLVADLIMTLMLPFKILSDSHLGPWQLRAFVCRFSAVIFYETMYVAIILLGFIAFDRFLKIIRPFGKFFVQKPVFAKMVSTLIWLLLFLISLPNIILSNKEATPASVKKCASLKGPLGLKWHQVVNYICQFIFWTVFVLMLLFYAVIAKKVYSSYRKSRSKDRKHNTKLEGKVFVVVAVFFVCFAPFHFARVPYTHSQTNSKTDCRLQNQLFIAKETTLFLAATNICMDPLIYIFLCKKFTERLPCMRGRKITGSTQENQTTQTI; encoded by the coding sequence ATGAACACCACAGCGATAAAGGGCTTCAATGGGTCTGAGCAGTGCCCCAGGGACACGCGGATATCGCAGCTGGTGTTCCCAGTCACCTACACAGTCGTGTTCTTCATCGGCATCCTGTTGAACACTCTGGCCCTGTGGGTGTTCATTCACATCCCCAGCTCCTCCACCTTCATTGTCTACCTCAAAAATACTCTGGTGGCTGACTTGATAATGACGCTCATGCTTCCGTTTAAAATCCTCTCTGACTCACACCTCGGACCCTGGCAACTCAGGGCCTTTGTGTGTCGTTTCTCGGCTGTCATCTTTTATGAGACCATGTATGTGGCCATCATACTGCTAGGTTTCATAGCCTTTGACAGATTCCTCAAGATCATCAGgccttttggaaaattttttgtCCAAAAACCTGTTTTTGCAAAAATGGTCTCGACCCTCATCTGGCTCCTTTTGTTCCTCATCTCTCTGCCAAATATAATCTTGAGCAACAAGGAAGCAACGCCGGCATCTGTGAAAAAGTGTGCCTCCTTGAAGGGTCCCCTGGGGCTGAAATGGCATCAAGTGGTGAACTACATATGCCAGTTCATTTTCTGGACTGTTTTTGTCCTGATGCTTCTGTTTTATGCGGTGATTGCAAAAAAAGTATACAGCTCTTATAGAAAGTCCAGAAGTAAGGACCGCAAACACAACACAAAGCTGGAAGGTAAAGTATTTGTTGTTGTGGCTGTATTCTTTGTGTGTTTTGCTCCATTTCATTTTGCCCGAGTTCCATACACTCACAGTCAAACCAACAGCAAGACTGACTGCAGGTTGCAAAACCAACTGTTTATAGCTAAAGAAACGACTCTCTTTTTGGCAGCAACTAACATTTGCATGGATCCCTTAATATACATATTCTTATGTAAAAAATTCACAGAACGTCTACCATgtatgagagggagaaagatCACAGGATCAACCCAAGAAAATCAAACTACTCAGACAATATAA